A genome region from Rhinopithecus roxellana isolate Shanxi Qingling chromosome 10, ASM756505v1, whole genome shotgun sequence includes the following:
- the ENDOU gene encoding poly(U)-specific endoribonuclease produces MRACIPLVLAVLCGLAWAGKMESCASRCNEKFNRDAACQCDHRCLRHGNCCEDYEHLCTEDHKESEPLPQPEEETEEALASNLYSAPTSCQGRCYEAFDKHHQCHCNARCQEFGNCCKDFESLCSDHEGFSHSSDAITKEEIQSISEKIYRADTNKAQKEDIILNSQNCISPSETRDQRDRCPKPLFTYVNEKLFSKPTYAAFINLLNNYQRATGHGEHFSAQELAEQDAFLREIMKTAVMKELYSFLHHQNRYGSEQEFTDDLKNMWFGLYSRGNEEGDSSGFEHVFSGEVKKGKVTGFHNWIRFYLEEKEGLVDYYSHIYDGPWDSYPDVLAMQFNWDGYYKEVGSAFIGSSPEFEFALYSLCFIARPGKVCQLSLGGYPLAIRTYTWDKSTYGNGKKYIATAYIVSSA; encoded by the exons ATGAGGGCCTGCATCCCCCTGGTATTGGCCGTGCTGTGCGGCCTGGCCTGGGCTG GAAAAATGGAATCCTGTGCATCTCGATGTAATGAGAAATTTAACCGGGACGCTGCCTGCCAGTGTGACCACCGGTGTCTCCGGCATGGGAACTGCTGCGAAGACTACGAACATCTGTGTACTG AGGACCACAAAGAGTCAGAGCCATTGCCACAGCcggaggaagagacagaagaggcCCTCGCCAGCA ACTTGTACTCAGCACCCACCTCCTGCCAGGGCCGCTGCTACGAAGCCTTTGACAAGCACCACCAATGTCACTGCAATGCCCGCTGCCAAGAGTTTGGGAACTGCTGCAAGGATTTTGAGAGCCTGTGTAGTGACCACG AGGGCTTCTCCCACAGCAGTGATGCCATAACCAAAGAGGAGATTCAGAGCATCTCTGAGAAGATCTACAGGGCAGACACCAACAAAGCCCAGAAGGAAGATATCATTCTCAATAGCCAAAACTGCATCTCCCCGTCAGAGACCAGAGACCAAAGGGATCGCTGCCCAAAGCC ACTCTTCACTTATGTCAATGAGAAGCTGTTCTCCAAGCCCACTTATGCAGCCTTCATCAACCTCCTCAACAACTACCAGCGGGCGACAGGTCATGGAGAGCACTTCAGTGCCCAGGAGCTGGCCGAACAGGACGCCTTCCTCAGAGAGATCATGAAGACGGCAGTCATGAAGGAGCTCTACAGCTTCCTCCATCACCAGA ATCGCTATGGTTCAGAACAAGAGTTCACTGATGACTTGAAGAACATGTGGTTTGGGCTCTATTCAAGAGGCAATGAAGAGGGGGACTCGAGTGGCTTTGAACATGTCTTCTCAG GTGAGGTCAAAAAAGGCAAGGTCACTGGCTTCCATAACTGGATCCGCTTCTACCTGGAGGAGAAGGAGGGTCTGGTTGACTATTACAGTCACATCTACGATGGGCCT TGGGATTCTTACCCCGACGTACTGGCAATGCAGTTCAACTGGGATGGCTACTATAAGGAAGTGGGCTCCGCTTTCATCGGCAGCAGCCCTGAGTTTGAGTTTGCACTCTACTCCCTGTGCTTCATCGCCAGGCCAGGCAAAGT GTGCCAGTTAAGCCTGGGAGGATATCCCTTAGCCATCCGGACATATACCTGGGACAAGTCCACCTACGGGAATGGCAAGAAGTACATCGCCACAGCCTACATAGTGTCTTCCGCCTAA